Part of the Cyanobacteriota bacterium genome, TTTAACTCTTGTTCGTTGGTTACTCGCATGGTCTGTTCCTCCTGATACCAAATCCCAATACGCGCTACACCCTCCCGGTTGATTCAGTAGCCAAGCCACTTGCATTGGTCAGCGTGAACACTAATAACAGAGCTAGGCCCTGTGACCCAAGGGGTAACAAGCATAGATGCCTTAGCAATAACCGTTGCGTCTAGGTATAAATTCCCTCCTACCTCCAGGCTACAAAGCGCCAAAGGATTTCCCCCAAAACTTCAGCTTCTTCTCAGGATCAAGGCGTGAACAACCCGCGTGCGCGAAAAACGGCCTTGGTCGCCTCTACTAGCTCGGGACTGGGTTCCGGCGTATCTTTGAGCAAGTATTCCAGGCCCAACTGTTCCCACTTGTATTCCCCCATCTTATGAAAGGGCAACACTTCCACCCGCTCCACATTGCCCAACGTCGCCACAAAATCCGCCAGGCCCTCGATGTTGTGGGGCGGGTCGGTCAATCCCGGCACTAATACAAACCGAATCCAGGTGGGCTTGTGAATCTGGTCTAAATAGCGCGCCATTGCTAGGGTTGGCTCTAGGGACACATGGGTAACGCGCTGGTAGATGTCTGGGTCAAAGGATTTAATATCTAGCAGCACCAGGTCCGTGTGTTCCAGCACCGGTTGGGCAACGGCAATCGGGCA contains:
- the pflA gene encoding pyruvate formate-lyase-activating protein: CHNPDCRDFYSGREVTAGEVIAEIAKYRSYLSKGGGVTVSGGEPLMQPEFTAAIFQGCHTQLGLHTALDTSGYCPIAVAQPVLEHTDLVLLDIKSFDPDIYQRVTHVSLEPTLAMARYLDQIHKPTWIRFVLVPGLTDPPHNIEGLADFVATLGNVERVEVLPFHKMGEYKWEQLGLEYLLKDTPEPSPELVEATKAVFRARGLFTP